One Helicobacter ganmani genomic region harbors:
- a CDS encoding DUF1419 domain-containing protein, giving the protein MEYISPYGYSYKIEEWKEISEEEYWEMFEILPPIFFGSGFFMLEALTGIFHNYYIKWKGRYYTAIFSRNDTWEKIKESLESFIKE; this is encoded by the coding sequence ATGGAATATATTTCACCTTATGGTTATTCTTATAAAATTGAAGAGTGGAAAGAAATTAGCGAGGAGGAATATTGGGAAATGTTTGAGATTCTTCCTCCAATTTTTTTTGGTAGTGGTTTCTTTATGCTAGAAGCTCTTACAGGTATTTTTCATAACTATTACATTAAGTGGAAAGGCAGATATTATACTGCTATTTTTTCAAGAAATGATACTTGGGAGAAAATCAAAGAATCTTTGGAATCTTTTATAAAGGAATAG
- a CDS encoding ParA family protein — translation MVFSICNEKGGSGKTTFAINLATKLNEQGKCLVIDLDPQKSISAFLSFREEKKMPFDFKNSHSGELQELIKQAKKSYQNIVIDTGGRDSTEMRGAMIYSDICIIPTIPNGLDVVVLSKMLDYLKEAEKINRNLKGVVAITKATTNPFLQYKIGEFQDFIKSKNENDFFLLKNIIFEREALKEAILQGKGIVEAGIKNSKRAKEDFLKVFKELMEVTNE, via the coding sequence ATGGTTTTTTCCATTTGTAATGAAAAAGGCGGAAGTGGTAAAACAACATTTGCGATTAATCTTGCAACTAAGTTAAACGAGCAGGGTAAATGCCTTGTAATTGATTTAGACCCACAAAAGAGCATTAGTGCTTTCCTCTCTTTTAGAGAAGAGAAAAAAATGCCTTTTGATTTTAAAAATAGCCATAGTGGAGAATTGCAAGAACTCATTAAACAAGCAAAGAAAAGCTATCAAAACATTGTGATAGACACAGGGGGTAGAGATTCTACCGAAATGCGTGGCGCGATGATTTATAGTGATATTTGCATTATCCCGACTATCCCCAATGGATTAGATGTAGTTGTTTTAAGCAAAATGTTAGATTATCTAAAAGAAGCTGAAAAGATAAATCGGAATTTAAAGGGCGTAGTTGCGATTACAAAAGCAACGACTAATCCATTTTTGCAGTATAAAATAGGGGAATTTCAAGACTTCATAAAGAGCAAAAACGAGAATGATTTTTTCTTGTTAAAGAATATCATTTTTGAGCGAGAGGCTTTAAAAGAAGCAATATTGCAGGGCAAAGGAATTGTGGAGGCGGGAATCAAAAACTCCAAAAGAGCTAAAGAGGATTTTTTGAAAGTTTTTAAAGAGTTAATGGAGGTAACCAATGAATAA
- a CDS encoding single-stranded DNA-binding protein produces MNQVTLCGNLGRDFQLSYTQNGLPYAKNSLAISKRTTKKEGNETITKDRTDWIPLTIFGKRAEIAHQYFKKGDKFLCNGEIYTSVYSDENGQPKYSWEVLVKSFEFVTSKAKETQNEQNAQPEPEIVYEGTQAPQQQIEEMAQIAENTTTITDADIPF; encoded by the coding sequence ATGAATCAAGTTACACTATGTGGGAATTTAGGTAGAGATTTTCAACTCTCTTATACGCAAAATGGACTTCCTTATGCGAAAAACTCTCTTGCAATCTCAAAGAGAACTACAAAGAAAGAGGGAAATGAGACAATCACAAAAGACCGCACAGATTGGATTCCCTTAACAATCTTTGGCAAGAGAGCTGAAATCGCTCATCAATATTTCAAGAAAGGCGATAAGTTTTTATGCAATGGAGAGATTTACACCTCTGTTTATTCTGACGAAAATGGACAACCAAAATATTCGTGGGAAGTGTTAGTAAAAAGCTTTGAATTTGTAACTTCCAAAGCAAAAGAGACACAAAATGAACAAAATGCACAACCTGAACCTGAAATTGTTTATGAGGGAACACAAGCTCCCCAACAGCAAATTGAGGAAATGGCACAAATAGCAGAAAATACCACAACCATAACCGATGCCGATATTCCTTTTTAA
- a CDS encoding ribbon-helix-helix domain-containing protein: MNKFESKNKEIKESEVENFINKKVANKGRKPINEEKKKTKLVSLYFSESDYQIIKEIADKKRLSVSQYIVSKVFEE; the protein is encoded by the coding sequence ATGAATAAATTTGAATCCAAAAACAAAGAAATTAAAGAAAGTGAAGTGGAGAATTTCATCAATAAAAAGGTAGCCAATAAGGGAAGAAAGCCAATTAATGAAGAAAAAAAGAAAACAAAACTCGTAAGCCTTTATTTTTCTGAAAGTGATTATCAAATCATTAAAGAAATAGCCGACAAAAAGCGACTAAGTGTTAGTCAATATATTGTTTCTAAAGTCTTTGAGGAATAG
- a CDS encoding class I SAM-dependent methyltransferase: protein MNKPILDVCCGFRHFYADKENPNVLFCDKREEVNPNQILDFTNLPFLDERFSLVIFDPPHIAPNRGSQKSFMVQKYGKLSPNYKEDLAKGFLECMRVLKPNGTLIFKWSEAHISLKSILECFPQSPILMQKSSKTSHFCVFFKQ, encoded by the coding sequence ATGAATAAACCAATTTTAGATGTATGCTGTGGATTTAGGCATTTTTATGCAGATAAAGAAAATCCAAATGTGCTTTTTTGCGATAAGAGAGAGGAAGTAAATCCAAATCAAATTTTAGATTTTACTAATTTGCCCTTTCTTGATGAGAGATTCTCTTTAGTTATCTTTGACCCTCCACATATTGCTCCAAATCGTGGTAGCCAAAAGTCTTTTATGGTGCAAAAATATGGAAAACTAAGCCCAAATTATAAAGAGGATTTGGCGAAAGGATTTTTAGAGTGTATGCGTGTGCTAAAGCCCAATGGCACTCTAATCTTTAAATGGAGTGAAGCACATATTAGTCTAAAAAGTATTTTAGAGTGCTTCCCACAATCTCCAATTCTAATGCAAAAAAGCTCTAAAACTTCACATTTTTGCGTATTTTTTAAGCAATAG
- a CDS encoding type IA DNA topoisomerase, whose amino-acid sequence MQLNDTLIIIESPNKVEKIQKITGAKVFATAGHFKGLTQDFLKDFDNYEPIFDFTDERKKNNIFKALKEAEGKEVYIATDPDREGYAIGYFFYQMLKNKNPKSVKRAEFFEITESGIEKGITNAIPFSQSNIKMFESWKARAVGDKLVGFILSPKYAGIFKENISIGRVQTPVLALIVQRQQEIEAYEKLPLKEKVDYKIKAISSKNGKELSLLNNNLYNDKQEAFSIINDLPDIAKCYEIESKEVKNSPKMPYRTSQLQESLSKRLGISTKEVMDCAQKLFEKGLITYHRTDSNAISKEFLDELQSHLSSEEWYQRREYKAGSQSQAEAHEAIRITHYHSFNQLDEIAKENNLSPKEKEIYQAIYQNTILSQAKDCINSITDYTFTIKAMLFHIKSTKCLYKGFKGVFAEEADEEEEEDKVIQDIEFSKEEEIVIAKFDTQEFKKKAPSPYKESNFISLLEKNGIGRPSTYATYLPILIERGYIILEKKGKEHIIIPTQKGITLIQTLNNKEEWITKAQFTKEMENVLDCIAKGELKYTDFIRPLHQKMEFAPINQKEITKPSEKQIAYAEKLAKEQDIEIPKEIYEDCKECSAFIEKLNKTKAPTPPSEKQIKLAEDLANKNNLELPKGYKDDCKVCSAFIDKCFKSKK is encoded by the coding sequence ATGCAATTAAACGATACTTTAATCATCATTGAAAGCCCAAATAAAGTGGAAAAAATCCAAAAAATCACAGGCGCAAAAGTCTTTGCAACCGCAGGACACTTTAAAGGTTTAACGCAAGATTTTTTAAAAGATTTTGATAATTATGAGCCAATCTTTGATTTTACCGATGAGAGAAAAAAGAATAATATCTTTAAAGCCTTAAAAGAAGCAGAGGGAAAAGAAGTTTATATCGCAACAGACCCAGATAGAGAGGGATATGCAATTGGTTATTTTTTCTATCAAATGTTAAAAAACAAGAATCCAAAGAGTGTGAAAAGGGCAGAATTTTTTGAGATTACAGAGAGTGGCATTGAGAAAGGCATTACAAATGCAATTCCTTTTTCACAAAGCAATATAAAAATGTTTGAGAGTTGGAAAGCAAGAGCGGTAGGAGATAAATTAGTAGGTTTCATTCTAAGCCCAAAATATGCGGGAATCTTTAAAGAGAATATTAGCATAGGTAGAGTGCAAACCCCTGTATTAGCTTTAATTGTGCAAAGACAACAAGAAATTGAAGCCTATGAGAAACTTCCTCTAAAAGAAAAAGTGGATTATAAGATTAAAGCGATTTCTAGCAAAAATGGTAAAGAATTGTCTCTTTTAAATAATAATCTCTACAATGATAAACAAGAGGCTTTTTCTATTATTAATGATTTGCCAGATATTGCAAAATGCTACGAAATTGAAAGTAAAGAAGTTAAAAATTCCCCAAAAATGCCTTATAGAACCTCACAACTACAAGAATCTCTAAGCAAGAGATTAGGAATTTCCACAAAAGAAGTAATGGATTGTGCGCAAAAGCTTTTTGAAAAAGGCTTGATTACTTATCATCGCACAGATTCTAATGCAATTTCTAAAGAGTTTTTAGATGAGTTACAATCTCATCTAAGCAGTGAAGAATGGTATCAAAGGAGAGAATATAAAGCAGGAAGCCAAAGTCAAGCAGAAGCGCACGAAGCAATTAGAATTACACACTACCACTCTTTTAATCAATTAGATGAGATTGCCAAAGAAAATAATCTAAGTCCCAAAGAAAAAGAGATTTACCAAGCCATTTATCAAAACACGATTCTATCACAAGCAAAAGATTGCATTAACTCCATTACAGACTACACTTTTACCATTAAGGCAATGCTTTTCCATATCAAAAGCACGAAATGCTTATACAAAGGATTTAAAGGTGTATTTGCGGAAGAAGCAGACGAAGAGGAAGAAGAGGACAAAGTAATTCAAGACATAGAGTTTAGCAAGGAAGAAGAGATTGTGATTGCTAAATTTGATACACAAGAATTCAAGAAAAAAGCTCCAAGCCCTTATAAAGAAAGCAACTTCATCTCCCTTTTAGAGAAAAATGGAATTGGACGACCTAGCACCTATGCAACCTATCTCCCTATCTTAATAGAGAGAGGCTATATTATCTTAGAGAAAAAAGGTAAAGAGCATATCATTATCCCTACACAAAAAGGAATCACTCTTATCCAAACACTAAATAATAAAGAGGAATGGATTACAAAAGCGCAATTTACTAAAGAAATGGAAAATGTGCTAGATTGCATTGCAAAGGGAGAGCTAAAATACACAGACTTTATACGCCCTTTACATCAGAAAATGGAATTTGCTCCCATTAACCAAAAAGAAATTACCAAGCCAAGTGAAAAACAAATAGCCTATGCAGAAAAACTAGCAAAAGAGCAGGACATAGAGATTCCAAAAGAAATATATGAGGATTGTAAAGAGTGCAGTGCCTTTATTGAAAAGCTAAACAAGACTAAAGCTCCTACACCACCAAGTGAGAAGCAAATCAAATTAGCAGAGGATTTAGCAAATAAAAATAATTTAGAATTGCCAAAAGGCTATAAAGATGATTGTAAAGTATGTTCTGCATTCATTGATAAATGCTTTAAAAGCAAAAAATAA
- a CDS encoding type IV secretion system protein: MGEESAKGLFESLFGQLHEIASNLISMIYGAGQAIFFNGLAYCFIGLIAIFWLIKRLHKGGIDKEDAYQSLVWIVIVSIVYVIMGNEGAYYEFLNLLDLPINYVSAITAQNFGSTDFATSFGNGIDTLNNGMSAIYESLFEYFKKQGKGLVFDDPTFISAIYAGIYMFFWGLMWLTYMILILAITSICIVTKFMATIILSIAPIVIPCLMMNQLRGYFFSWLKLYLSYSMYAPIAMIIGNFPMVALEKVELIPNNVSQLEQVIASLTFIFFKPIGLMIVAIIAIMILIKVPSWVNQILGTQNDDAVGLAPLKAVGSATTTGAMTGGAGLIAGAGIKAALGRGITSMLPMGQTATKLYDSFKKSGGGSISNGKTSATSDFFK, translated from the coding sequence ATGGGAGAAGAAAGCGCAAAAGGATTGTTTGAATCACTTTTTGGACAATTACACGAAATTGCTTCCAACCTTATAAGTATGATTTATGGCGCAGGACAAGCAATCTTTTTTAATGGATTAGCCTATTGCTTTATAGGATTAATTGCAATCTTTTGGCTTATCAAAAGATTGCATAAAGGCGGAATTGACAAAGAGGACGCTTATCAATCTTTGGTTTGGATAGTGATTGTAAGCATTGTTTATGTCATAATGGGCAATGAGGGGGCTTATTATGAGTTTTTAAATTTATTGGATTTGCCTATTAATTATGTCTCTGCCATTACTGCACAGAATTTTGGAAGCACAGATTTTGCAACAAGTTTTGGAAATGGGATTGATACTTTAAATAATGGAATGAGTGCAATATACGAAAGTTTATTTGAGTATTTTAAAAAACAAGGCAAAGGGCTTGTTTTTGATGACCCTACATTTATCAGTGCCATATATGCAGGTATTTATATGTTCTTTTGGGGGTTAATGTGGCTAACCTATATGATTTTAATTCTTGCCATTACCTCTATTTGCATTGTTACAAAGTTTATGGCAACAATCATTCTTTCTATTGCTCCTATTGTAATTCCTTGTTTGATGATGAATCAGTTAAGAGGATATTTTTTCTCTTGGCTAAAGCTTTATCTTTCTTATTCTATGTATGCACCCATTGCGATGATTATAGGCAATTTTCCTATGGTAGCATTAGAGAAGGTAGAATTAATACCAAATAATGTTTCACAATTAGAGCAAGTGATTGCAAGCTTGACATTCATATTTTTTAAACCCATAGGCTTAATGATAGTTGCAATCATTGCGATTATGATTTTAATTAAAGTTCCAAGTTGGGTAAATCAAATTTTAGGCACTCAAAACGATGACGCAGTGGGATTAGCACCTCTAAAGGCAGTAGGTTCTGCAACTACAACAGGTGCAATGACGGGAGGAGCAGGATTAATAGCAGGAGCAGGAATCAAAGCAGCATTAGGAAGAGGAATTACATCAATGCTCCCTATGGGACAAACTGCTACGAAATTATATGACAGCTTTAAAAAGAGCGGGGGTGGTAGCATAAGCAATGGAAAAACGAGTGCTACTTCTGATTTTTTTAAATAA